A genomic region of Micromonospora sp. NBRC 110009 contains the following coding sequences:
- a CDS encoding penicillin-binding transpeptidase domain-containing protein: MLVSYPVRRRLSPRRPVLAALAATVLAAGALTGCSGEDGPEQSVDAFLKGWRSGNLQAVGFIDPTGAKISAAEVTNEIKALSGELVDTPPELERVGDATITADTAAARIRLTWTLPGRTRWAYESPVRLKRGSDDQWQVIWESTVVQEKLEKGDRLALRRDPATRAGILDAAGTPIVAPRPVVRVGVQPSEVTDVKALVRQLDAGFRAIRPALTPPVDLSDLPKRIAEAEPGAFVEVVTLRDEAYRQIKPRIYDLPGTRFTADKLDLAPTREFARALLGSVDQAQADDLKAHPDKYVAGDLVGHGGLQGRYDDRLRGAPGLTVIIERRAPDGATTPTGVEVFRSAPKAGQPLKTTLDQATQNAADAALRGAARRSALVAVRISDGAVLAAANGPGPAGENLAFTAQVPPGSTFKVVSALALLDKGAVTPEATVACPKTRVVDGRPFKNSDNFELGPVPFTTDFARSCNTAFVALAPALGPDGLATTGRTLGLEAAWDVGTDVFTGKVSANGSATEQAAAAIGQGTTVVSPLAMAGATAAVARGHWEQPKLVLDPAPQRPAPAGPALKAESVAALKTMMRAVVTGGTASALADVPGGPVYGKTGTAEYDNNPAHTHAWFVGWQGDVAFAVFVEQGGSSTASAVPISERFLRALARS, from the coding sequence ATGCTCGTGTCCTACCCCGTCCGCCGCCGCCTCTCCCCTCGCCGCCCGGTTCTCGCGGCGCTGGCCGCCACCGTGCTGGCGGCGGGCGCGCTGACCGGCTGCTCCGGCGAGGACGGGCCGGAGCAGAGCGTCGACGCGTTCCTCAAGGGCTGGCGCTCCGGCAACCTCCAGGCGGTGGGCTTCATCGACCCGACCGGGGCCAAGATTTCGGCCGCCGAGGTGACGAACGAGATCAAGGCGCTCTCCGGCGAGCTGGTCGACACCCCGCCGGAGCTGGAGCGCGTCGGCGACGCCACGATCACCGCGGACACGGCGGCCGCGCGGATCCGGCTGACCTGGACGCTGCCGGGCCGGACCCGCTGGGCCTACGAGAGCCCGGTCCGCCTCAAGCGCGGCAGCGACGACCAGTGGCAGGTGATCTGGGAGTCGACGGTGGTCCAGGAGAAGCTGGAGAAGGGTGACCGCCTCGCGCTGCGCCGTGACCCGGCGACCCGGGCCGGCATTCTCGACGCGGCCGGCACCCCGATCGTCGCGCCCCGGCCGGTGGTCCGGGTGGGCGTGCAGCCCAGCGAGGTCACCGACGTGAAGGCGCTGGTGCGGCAGCTCGACGCCGGGTTCCGGGCGATCCGGCCGGCCCTCACCCCGCCGGTCGACCTCTCCGACCTGCCCAAGCGGATCGCCGAGGCCGAGCCCGGCGCGTTCGTCGAGGTGGTGACGCTGCGCGACGAGGCATACCGGCAGATCAAGCCCCGGATCTACGACCTGCCCGGCACCAGGTTCACCGCCGACAAGCTCGACCTGGCCCCGACCCGGGAGTTTGCCCGGGCCCTGCTCGGTTCGGTCGACCAGGCCCAGGCCGACGACCTCAAGGCCCACCCCGACAAGTACGTGGCCGGTGACCTGGTCGGCCATGGCGGCCTCCAGGGCCGGTACGACGACCGGCTGCGCGGCGCACCGGGGCTGACCGTGATCATCGAACGCCGCGCGCCGGACGGCGCCACCACCCCCACCGGGGTGGAGGTGTTCCGCAGCGCCCCGAAGGCCGGCCAGCCGCTGAAGACCACCCTCGACCAGGCCACCCAGAACGCCGCCGACGCGGCCCTGCGCGGGGCGGCCCGCCGCTCCGCCCTGGTGGCCGTACGGATCAGCGACGGCGCGGTGCTGGCCGCCGCGAACGGCCCCGGCCCGGCCGGCGAGAATCTCGCCTTCACCGCCCAGGTGCCGCCGGGCTCGACGTTCAAGGTGGTCAGCGCGCTCGCCCTGCTCGACAAGGGAGCGGTGACGCCGGAGGCCACGGTGGCCTGCCCGAAGACCCGCGTGGTCGACGGCCGCCCGTTCAAGAACTCCGACAACTTCGAGCTGGGGCCGGTCCCGTTCACCACCGACTTCGCCAGGTCCTGCAACACCGCGTTCGTCGCACTGGCCCCGGCTCTCGGGCCGGACGGGCTCGCCACCACCGGCCGCACGCTGGGCCTGGAGGCGGCGTGGGACGTGGGCACGGACGTCTTCACCGGCAAGGTCTCCGCCAACGGCTCGGCCACCGAGCAGGCTGCCGCCGCGATCGGCCAGGGCACCACCGTGGTCAGCCCGCTGGCCATGGCCGGCGCCACCGCCGCCGTGGCCCGGGGGCACTGGGAGCAGCCCAAGCTCGTCCTCGACCCGGCCCCGCAGCGGCCCGCCCCGGCCGGGCCGGCGCTGAAGGCCGAGTCCGTGGCGGCGCTGAAGACGATGATGCGCGCGGTGGTCACCGGCGGCACGGCCAGCGCCCTCGCCGACGTCCCCGGCGGGCCGGTCTACGGCAAGACCGGCACTGCCGAGTACGACAACAACCCGGCGCACACCCACGCGTGGTTCGTCGGCTGGCAGGGCGACGTGGCGTTCGCGGTCTTCGTCGAGCAGGGTGGGTCGAGTACGGCCAGCGCCGTCCCGATCAGCGAGCGTTTCCTCCGCGCCCTGGCGAGGTCCTGA
- a CDS encoding 2OG-Fe(II) oxygenase, with translation MKYAEELNATTLGQLAEGDLDAIWVRGFHSPERCRAVLPRVVAACERSHYTLTADFQSIGTSIGEAAESAAGERRYLDTAAETRDLIRDVIFAGRLSPLDELRLRLDELWPDGATVARHEGRPMLPGIIRRWPAGGHANPHIDQRAIPLLADQHLQRRIGTNVYLEVPPGGSGGHVDFWGRWTDEDEYDSRRRADYGLDRGALGEPHWSCEPTQGDLLMFDAARVHSVRRVDRGARATAACFVGVRAPGQPLVLFA, from the coding sequence ATGAAGTACGCCGAGGAACTGAACGCGACCACGCTGGGCCAGCTCGCCGAGGGAGACCTGGACGCGATCTGGGTACGCGGCTTCCACTCCCCGGAGCGGTGCCGCGCCGTGCTGCCCCGCGTCGTGGCGGCCTGCGAGCGATCCCACTACACCCTGACCGCCGACTTCCAGAGCATCGGCACCTCGATCGGCGAGGCAGCCGAGTCGGCGGCCGGTGAGCGCCGATACCTGGACACGGCGGCCGAGACCCGCGACCTCATCCGGGACGTGATCTTCGCCGGCCGGCTCTCGCCCCTGGACGAGTTGCGCCTGCGGCTGGACGAGTTGTGGCCGGACGGCGCGACGGTGGCCCGCCACGAGGGGCGCCCGATGCTGCCGGGGATCATCCGGCGCTGGCCGGCCGGCGGGCACGCCAACCCGCACATCGACCAGCGGGCGATCCCCCTGCTCGCCGACCAGCACCTGCAGCGCCGGATCGGCACCAACGTCTACCTGGAGGTCCCTCCGGGCGGCAGCGGCGGGCACGTCGACTTCTGGGGCCGGTGGACCGACGAGGACGAGTACGACAGCCGCCGTCGGGCCGACTACGGCCTCGACCGGGGCGCGTTGGGCGAGCCGCACTGGTCCTGCGAGCCCACCCAGGGTGACCTGCTGATGTTCGACGCCGCCCGGGTGCACAGCGTGCGCCGGGTGGACCGGGGTGCGCGTGCCACCGCCGCCTGCTTCGTGGGCGTCCGGGCACCGGGCCAGCCGCTCGTCCTGTTCGCCTAG
- a CDS encoding PhzF family phenazine biosynthesis protein: MTTNGSRLFVVDAFTDEPFRGNPAGVVILDEKRDEAWMQAVASEMRHSETAFALPADGGWWHLRWFTPTVEVDLCGHATLATAHVLGGHSRFRTRSGDLTCTVSPEGWIEMDFPADPPTPVEAPPGLDRALGADVTVVAVARGVSDLLVEVAGPPDVRAVRPDLAALASIPVRGVIVTAYDDDRDVVVSRCFYPAVGVPEDPVTGSAHCTIGSWWAERRQRDDLRAEQLSPRGGTLRLSRRGDRMRLAGRAVTVWRGEMSV, translated from the coding sequence ATGACCACGAACGGCAGCAGACTCTTTGTCGTCGACGCGTTCACCGACGAGCCGTTCCGCGGCAATCCCGCGGGTGTCGTCATCCTCGACGAGAAACGCGACGAGGCGTGGATGCAGGCGGTGGCGAGCGAGATGCGACATTCGGAGACCGCCTTCGCCCTGCCCGCCGACGGCGGCTGGTGGCACCTGCGGTGGTTCACCCCGACCGTGGAGGTGGATCTCTGCGGCCACGCCACCCTCGCGACGGCGCACGTGCTGGGCGGCCACAGCCGCTTCCGCACCCGCAGCGGCGACCTCACCTGCACGGTCTCGCCGGAGGGCTGGATCGAGATGGACTTCCCCGCCGACCCGCCCACCCCGGTCGAGGCGCCGCCCGGGCTCGACCGGGCACTCGGTGCTGACGTCACCGTGGTCGCGGTCGCCCGCGGGGTCTCCGACCTGCTCGTCGAGGTGGCCGGGCCGCCGGACGTCCGGGCCGTCCGGCCGGACCTGGCAGCGCTGGCCTCGATCCCGGTCCGCGGCGTGATCGTGACCGCGTACGACGACGACCGGGACGTGGTGGTCAGCCGCTGCTTCTACCCGGCGGTGGGCGTCCCGGAGGACCCGGTCACCGGTTCCGCGCACTGCACCATCGGTAGCTGGTGGGCCGAGCGCCGGCAGCGCGACGACCTGCGCGCCGAACAGTTGTCGCCCCGCGGCGGCACGCTCCGGCTGTCCCGCCGTGGCGACCGCATGCGGCTGGCTGGCCGCGCGGTCACCGTGTGGCGCGGCGAGATGTCGGTCTGA
- a CDS encoding alpha/beta hydrolase, with amino-acid sequence MNPVDLVFVHGLFSSRRAWEPMDRLLAGDPDLPPVRTHFFEYDSQIVRLRPDRRIPHLDDIADRLGTYLRHEVGAAARIVLVSHSQGGLVIQRFLVRTLARGGGYELGRIRRVLMYACPNSGSQFFSSLRRLTFPCRNPQERELRPLTKEIAETSEAVQRTVLRAQHPGPHEWPLPITAYAGISDNIVPPFIATGTFSASGVVDGDHFSVIRPSTRDDSRYLALRTEVLAAAEAGDPPRAPSDPGAARDAEAAPATVRPVGAAEPRTAPDPTSGRPDRAGRISVEPPLGRLDSPLYGRDQLIDEVTSDRRKPGQPPSSVHVLHGLPGSGKSYLALEIARRARRAGRQVWWVSAQRLSSNMREVASRLGAPSSLVDRAWSGDASATDLVWRFLDKAEQQWVLIIDNADEPRELDPVDNDLTDGRGWLRPPRNPANLVVVTSRDGDRNIWPAWSRRHAVRPLKDKDGALVLLDRAGGAAGTEEQARALSATLGGLPLSLRAVGDYLKSVHTTQIYQGKQVQRDFESYRSNLQQRLELTPGAPKLAELTGLGVTASVFEISLELLAKRGLTQAGNLLRVLACLSQAPVPYYRLLDQELLKRSPLFSEFTGQQQLTVLEGLADLSLVTPDELEGVRNEDFRHVLSLHPLVHGILRDDRDLRQQATEYYALATQLLVAAVRDLNPDAAADWDGWYLLAPHTIGLTRDYLRGSGIRYERLTVLAVLELVRLTARYLLATGLALSAEEMLAPVVDNCQAYDVNPADREILALRHELARAALEQQRPAEAEALLREVIAGRQAVLGSRHADTLASRHKLGRAIMAQNRWAEAEKELTETVAAEDKVRGPEHSDTMIIRHSLARAVLLQGRTKEAEDMLREILDIRLRQWAPLEPETLLVRLSLARCLFDLSRFDEAEEQLRAGLAGVGKEEAIRPEVFLLRWTLAQVLIAQNGVAEAREVLTRLLEDRERVLGETHPDTVATSETLEKLAPYVPPRQPGKPEREQGEPTGDAGGAGAAS; translated from the coding sequence ATGAACCCGGTCGACCTGGTCTTCGTGCACGGGCTCTTCTCGTCCCGCCGGGCGTGGGAGCCGATGGACCGGCTGCTGGCCGGCGACCCGGACCTGCCTCCGGTGCGGACCCACTTCTTCGAATACGACTCGCAGATCGTCCGGCTCCGCCCTGACCGCCGGATCCCGCACCTGGACGACATCGCGGACCGGCTGGGCACGTACCTCCGCCACGAGGTCGGGGCCGCGGCGCGGATCGTGCTGGTCTCGCACAGCCAGGGCGGGCTGGTGATCCAACGGTTCCTGGTCCGGACGCTGGCCCGGGGCGGCGGCTACGAACTGGGGCGGATCCGCCGGGTGTTGATGTACGCCTGCCCGAATTCCGGATCCCAGTTCTTCAGTTCCCTCCGGCGGCTGACCTTCCCGTGCCGCAATCCCCAAGAACGAGAATTGCGGCCTCTCACCAAGGAGATCGCCGAGACGTCCGAGGCGGTGCAGCGCACCGTCCTGCGCGCCCAGCACCCCGGGCCGCACGAGTGGCCCCTGCCGATCACCGCGTACGCCGGAATTTCCGACAACATCGTCCCGCCGTTCATCGCCACGGGGACCTTCTCGGCGAGCGGGGTGGTTGACGGCGACCATTTCTCGGTGATCCGGCCGAGCACCCGTGACGACTCCCGCTACCTCGCCCTCCGCACGGAGGTGCTCGCCGCCGCCGAGGCCGGGGACCCGCCGCGGGCACCGTCCGACCCCGGTGCGGCGCGGGACGCCGAGGCCGCCCCGGCTACCGTCAGGCCGGTGGGAGCGGCCGAGCCACGCACCGCCCCGGATCCGACCTCCGGCCGGCCGGACCGGGCCGGTCGGATCTCCGTCGAGCCCCCGCTGGGCCGCCTGGATTCGCCGCTCTACGGTCGGGACCAGCTGATCGACGAGGTCACCTCGGACCGACGCAAGCCGGGCCAGCCGCCGTCCTCCGTCCACGTCCTGCACGGCCTGCCCGGCTCCGGCAAGAGCTACCTGGCGCTGGAGATCGCCCGCCGCGCCCGGCGGGCGGGGCGGCAGGTCTGGTGGGTCTCGGCCCAGCGACTCAGCTCGAACATGCGCGAGGTGGCCAGCCGGCTGGGGGCACCCAGCAGCCTGGTCGACCGGGCGTGGTCGGGGGACGCGAGCGCGACCGACCTGGTCTGGCGCTTCCTCGACAAGGCCGAGCAGCAGTGGGTACTGATCATCGACAACGCCGACGAACCGCGGGAGCTCGACCCGGTCGACAACGACCTGACCGACGGCCGGGGCTGGCTGCGACCGCCGCGGAACCCGGCGAACCTGGTCGTCGTGACCAGCCGCGACGGCGACCGGAACATCTGGCCGGCGTGGTCGCGCCGGCACGCGGTGCGGCCGTTGAAGGACAAGGACGGCGCCCTCGTGTTGCTGGACCGGGCCGGGGGTGCGGCCGGCACCGAGGAACAGGCCCGTGCCCTCTCCGCCACGCTCGGTGGCCTCCCGCTCTCGCTACGGGCGGTCGGCGACTATCTGAAGTCCGTCCACACCACCCAGATCTACCAGGGCAAGCAGGTGCAGCGGGACTTCGAGAGCTACCGCAGCAACCTGCAGCAGCGGCTGGAACTGACGCCGGGCGCCCCGAAGCTGGCGGAGCTGACCGGCCTCGGCGTCACCGCCAGCGTCTTCGAGATCTCGCTGGAGCTGCTGGCCAAACGCGGCCTCACGCAGGCCGGCAACCTACTGCGGGTGCTCGCCTGTCTCAGCCAGGCCCCGGTGCCGTACTACCGGCTGCTGGACCAGGAGCTCCTGAAGCGGTCGCCGCTGTTCTCCGAGTTCACCGGCCAGCAGCAGCTGACGGTGCTGGAAGGGCTCGCCGATCTCTCCCTCGTGACGCCGGACGAGCTGGAAGGCGTGCGGAACGAGGACTTCCGCCATGTGCTCTCGCTGCACCCGCTGGTGCACGGGATCCTGCGCGACGACCGCGACCTACGCCAGCAGGCCACCGAGTACTACGCCCTGGCCACCCAGTTGCTGGTGGCGGCGGTCCGCGATCTCAACCCGGACGCCGCGGCGGACTGGGACGGGTGGTACCTGTTGGCCCCGCACACCATCGGCCTGACCCGGGACTACCTCCGCGGCAGCGGCATTCGCTACGAGCGGCTGACCGTGCTGGCCGTCCTGGAGCTGGTACGGCTGACCGCCCGGTACCTGCTCGCCACCGGGCTGGCGCTCTCGGCGGAGGAGATGCTCGCCCCGGTGGTGGACAACTGCCAGGCGTACGACGTCAACCCGGCGGACCGGGAGATCCTCGCGCTGCGCCACGAGCTGGCCCGGGCCGCGCTCGAACAGCAGCGGCCGGCGGAGGCCGAGGCGCTGCTGCGGGAGGTGATCGCCGGCCGGCAGGCGGTGCTCGGCAGCAGGCACGCGGACACCCTGGCGAGCCGCCACAAGCTGGGCCGCGCCATCATGGCGCAGAACCGCTGGGCGGAGGCGGAGAAGGAGCTGACCGAGACGGTGGCGGCCGAGGACAAGGTCCGCGGGCCCGAACACTCGGACACGATGATCATCCGGCACAGCCTGGCCCGGGCCGTCCTGTTGCAGGGCCGGACGAAAGAGGCCGAGGACATGCTGCGCGAGATCCTCGACATCCGGCTCCGGCAGTGGGCGCCGCTCGAACCGGAGACCCTCCTGGTCCGCCTGAGCCTGGCCCGCTGCCTGTTCGACCTGTCCCGCTTCGACGAGGCCGAGGAGCAACTCCGGGCCGGCCTGGCCGGCGTCGGCAAGGAGGAGGCGATCCGTCCGGAGGTGTTCCTGCTCCGGTGGACGCTCGCCCAGGTCCTGATCGCGCAGAACGGCGTCGCCGAGGCGCGCGAGGTGCTGACCCGGCTGCTGGAGGACCGGGAGCGGGTGCTCGGCGAGACACACCCCGACACGGTGGCCACCAGCGAGACGCTCGAGAAGCTCGCCCCGTACGTGCCACCGCGGCAGCCCGGCAAACCGGAACGGGAGCAGGGGGAGCCGACCGGCGACGCGGGCGGGGCGGGAGCCGCCTCGTGA